The Streptomyces sp. WZ-12 genome segment AGTCACGCCCACGAGGACCACATCGCCGGTCTCGGCGGGTACCAGGTGCCGGTCCACATCCATGACCGCGACCTCGACGCGCTGCGCGACCGCACGGCCCTGGTCGCCGGGTACGGCCTGCCGTCCGACGTGGTCGACGCCTTCGACGAGAGCGTGCGGGACGACTTCCATGTGCGGGGCCGCCCGGACGCGTTGGGGTTCGGGGACGGAGCCGTGTTCGACCTCGGCGGGCGCACCGTGACCGTCGTGCACCTCCCTGGCCACACCGCGGGCCACAGCGGCTTCCTGATCGAGCCGGACGGTTTCCTGTTCGTGGCGGACATCGATCTGACCTCGTTCGGTCCCTACTACGGCGACGTCGGCAGCAGCCTGGTGGACTTCGAGGCGTCGATGCGGCGGTGCCGGGAGATCGACGCGCGCTGGTACGGCACGTTCCACCAGAAGGGCGTGGTCGAGGGGGCCGCGGAGTTCCGGCGTCGGCTCGACGCCTACGTCGGCGTGGTGGAGAGGCGGGACGCGACGCTC includes the following:
- a CDS encoding MBL fold metallo-hydrolase; the protein is MHTMGYTTVAYGAVSVLVGANSGAYPYGNSLLVRGTDQILVVDPSLSLVRAAPPADVVLVSHAHEDHIAGLGGYQVPVHIHDRDLDALRDRTALVAGYGLPSDVVDAFDESVRDDFHVRGRPDALGFGDGAVFDLGGRTVTVVHLPGHTAGHSGFLIEPDGFLFVADIDLTSFGPYYGDVGSSLVDFEASMRRCREIDARWYGTFHQKGVVEGAAEFRRRLDAYVGVVERRDATLLAFLGEPRTVEEIVDHRLVYRPHVEGPHVRPVERRTAVQHLDRLLGGGLVAEVEQGRFRAA